In a genomic window of Magnolia sinica isolate HGM2019 chromosome 14, MsV1, whole genome shotgun sequence:
- the LOC131224950 gene encoding uncharacterized protein LOC131224950, protein METLKDFHFDISYHPSKANSVTDALSWKKKHELVATLMIKEWKMIEFVQDFDIQLTLDEPDAYVALLIAKLTLVRHVISTQDRDEWLVKIKERCKSEEMCNWRVGSDGGLRYRGQVCIPNDAKLRKEVMVEAHHSKLAIHLWSTKMYNDVKR, encoded by the coding sequence ATGGAGACACTTAAGGACTTCCACTTTGATATCTCATACCACCCTAGCAAGGCGAACTCTGTGACCGATGCTCTGAGTTGGAAGAAGAAGCATGAGTTGGTAGCCACtctgatgatcaaggagtggaAAATGATAGAGTTTGTACAAGACTTCGACATCCAGCTTACCCTTGACGAACCCGATGCTTATGTGGCTCTATTGATTGCAAAGTTGACCCTGGTTCGACATGTGATCTCCACTCAGGACCGGGATGAATGGCTTGTCAAGATAAAAGAAAGGTGTAAGAGTGAGGAGATGTGTAACTGGAGGGTTGGTAGCGACGGCGGTCTTCGGTATCGGGGGCAAGTATGCATTCCAAACGACGCCAAATTGAGGAAGGAAGTAATGGTAGAAGCCCACCATTCCAAATTAGCTATCCACCTATGGAGCACTAAGATGTACAACGATGTTAAAAGATAG
- the LOC131224949 gene encoding uncharacterized mitochondrial protein AtMg00860-like — MPYLDWFVIVFIDDILVYSKSREEHEQHLRTILNTMKENQLYVKLSKCEFWEEEVKFLGHVVKAKGIAVDLAMMEAVSKWKHPTTVTEVWGFLSMDGYYRRFIKEFFRIT, encoded by the coding sequence ATGCCATATCTGGACTGGTTTGTGATTGTATTTATTGACGACATCCTGGTCTATTcaaagagtcgggaagagcacgaacAACACTTGCGCACGATCTTGAATACTATGAAGGAGAATCAGCTGTACGTCAAGCTGAGCAAGTGTGAATTCTGGGAGGAGGAAGTGAAATTCCTGGGGCATGTAGTGAAGGCAAAGGGAATAGCGGTCGATCTAGCTATGATGGAGGCAGTGTCTAAGTGGAAGCATCCCACTACAGTGACCGAGGTTTGGGGTTTCCTAAGCATGGACGGGTACTACCGACGCTTTATTAAGGAATTCTTCAGAATCACGTGA